In one window of Camelina sativa cultivar DH55 chromosome 15, Cs, whole genome shotgun sequence DNA:
- the LOC104748823 gene encoding uncharacterized protein LOC104748823, translated as MQDLNTTPRTTRTTSTTEDGRLETPRQENNGENPSIRQTHENLIQEENMDHQRTVNTPHVTGVEHEPYAKSAEPTYLEAMLTKRLGAVEAMIERLPGMAPPIRKSNLHSYADTPFSDEIALTEMPRNFSLPTMKMYDGTTDPDNHIAQYKKRMFKTAIQKECREATMCKGFGSTLTGAALQWFINLPNGSINSFASLTDLFVEQFASSRNLEKTSDDLYEVRQKKDESLRAYVGRFNKEKVSIPSCNMSTAISAFKRGLLPDGDLYKELTKYQCRTMEDVLSRAWAQIKWEEDSVYRQRRSPRSDSRMV; from the coding sequence ATGCAAGATCTCAACACGACTCCTAGAACTACTCGAACGACGTCCACGACTGAAGATGGACGACTGGAGACTCCACGGCAGGAGAATAACGGAGAAAACCCTAGCATAAGGCAAACCCATGAAAATCTTATCCAAGAAGAAAACATGGATCACCAACGAACTGTTAACACACCACACGTAACAGGAGTTGAACATGAACCATACGCCAAGTCAGCTGAACCCACCTACTTGGAAGCTATGCTTACAAAACGCTTGGGTGCAGTAGAAGCTATGATTGAACGACTGCCAGGAATGGCTCCACCGATCCGAAAGAGCAACTTGCACTCGTATGCTGATACACCCTTTTCTGATGAAATTGCACTCACCGAGATGCCAAGAAACTTCTCGTTACCAACTATGAAGATGTATGATGGAACAACCGACCCGGATAACCACATAGCACAATACAAAAAACGAATGTTCAAGACGGCCATCCAAAAAGAGTGTAGGGAAGCTACTATGTGCAAGGGTTTTGGCTCAACCCTCACGGGTGCAGCACTTCAGTGGTTTATCAACTTGCCAAACGGCTCAATCAACTCGTTTGCATCGTTGACAGATCTCTTCGTTGAGCAATTCGCAAGCAGCAGGAACCTGGAGAAGACATCAGACGACCTTTACGAGGTACGACAGAAGAAAGATGAATCATTGCGTGCCTATGTGGGACGCTTCAACAAGGAAAAAGTATCGATACCCAGTTGCAACATGTCAACCGCCATCTCTGCATTCAAAAGAGGCTTACTCCCTGACGGTGATTTGTACAAGGAACTTACGAAGTACCAGTGCAGAACAATGGAAGATGTGCTCTCACGTGCGTGGGCACAAATAAAGTGGGAGGAAGATTCGGTTTATCGCCAGCGACGTTCACCACGATCTGATTCCCGTATGGTGTGA